Proteins encoded within one genomic window of Methanosarcina barkeri str. Wiesmoor:
- a CDS encoding ATP synthase F0 subcomplex B subunit gives MLIDWFTVIAQVINFLILVWLLKRFLYKPILNAVDAREKRVADELKNADEKEAEAQKEKEKFKRKNEEFDQQRNDFLNKAKEEVQAERQRLFEDVREEASYLRAKQQEALRNEGQNLSQEIGRRTQQEVFFIARKVLTDLTETSLEERAVDVFVQRLRNLKDNEKKQLASALSTSPGQVLIRTAFDLPQAQRDSIKKTIKETLGIEIQPRFETAPDLVSGIELTTDGQKVAWSIADYLTSMQKSIDELLNEQPENKAKTEPQTKNNKAKTEPQTKNNKAKTGPQTKNNKPKLEKEPEAEQELEAETNKPRSKTESEVETRPETDYNKLRSKTESEAEQESEARQESEARREPDAKQESEAKQDSDAKQESEAEQKTDAKQGSEAKQESEFKHQSGTKSESVVKQEINPKPEPT, from the coding sequence ATGCTGATCGATTGGTTCACCGTCATTGCACAGGTAATCAACTTCCTTATCCTGGTGTGGTTGTTGAAACGTTTTCTTTACAAACCAATACTCAACGCAGTCGACGCACGCGAGAAGAGGGTCGCAGATGAACTTAAGAATGCGGATGAAAAAGAAGCAGAAGCTCAAAAAGAGAAAGAAAAATTCAAGCGCAAGAACGAGGAATTCGACCAGCAGCGTAATGACTTCTTGAACAAAGCAAAGGAAGAAGTACAGGCCGAACGTCAGCGGCTTTTCGAAGATGTGAGGGAGGAAGCCTCCTATTTGAGAGCAAAACAACAGGAGGCATTAAGGAACGAAGGACAGAATTTAAGTCAGGAAATAGGCCGCCGGACCCAGCAGGAAGTTTTTTTCATAGCTCGAAAAGTACTGACCGATCTGACTGAAACCAGTCTGGAAGAACGTGCAGTTGACGTGTTTGTTCAAAGGCTGCGCAATCTGAAAGATAATGAAAAGAAGCAGTTAGCCTCAGCGCTTAGTACATCACCGGGTCAGGTGCTCATTCGTACTGCATTTGATCTTCCACAAGCGCAGCGTGATTCTATTAAAAAGACGATTAAAGAAACTCTTGGTATAGAAATTCAACCCAGGTTTGAGACTGCACCAGACCTTGTCAGTGGTATCGAATTAACCACAGACGGACAAAAAGTTGCGTGGAGTATTGCAGATTATCTTACATCGATGCAAAAAAGTATCGACGAATTGCTGAACGAGCAGCCTGAGAATAAAGCCAAAACCGAACCTCAAACCAAAAATAACAAAGCTAAAACCGAACCTCAAACCAAAAATAACAAAGCTAAAACCGGACCTCAAACCAAAAATAACAAGCCCAAATTGGAAAAAGAACCAGAGGCTGAACAGGAGCTTGAAGCTGAGACTAATAAACCCAGATCGAAAACTGAGTCAGAAGTTGAAACCAGGCCTGAAACTGATTATAATAAGCTCAGATCGAAAACTGAGTCAGAGGCTGAACAAGAGTCTGAGGCTAGACAAGAGTCTGAGGCTAGACGAGAGCCTGATGCAAAACAAGAGTCAGAGGCTAAACAAGATTCTGATGCAAAACAAGAGTCTGAAGCTGAACAAAAAACTGATGCAAAACAAGGTTCAGAGGCTAAACAAGAGTCAGAATTTAAACATCAATCTGGAACTAAGTCCGAATCTGTGGTTAAGCAGGAGATTAATCCCAAACCAGAGCCCACATAA
- a CDS encoding F0F1 ATP synthase subunit gamma produces the protein MTETTQSLRTKIDRAKDLQSVVRTMKALAASNIGQYEKSVSSLSDYYHTVELGLGLCFRKIALMTASQEGKTQKNTRLIGAVVFGSDQGLVGQFNEIITDYAVKELETLPGKAQVWAVGERVYSRLADEGLTPIGLFNVPNSVKAITPLIAQILVENEKLRSQDEDAELHLYYNRHKTRVTYEPVSQRLLPFDETWRDDLTKLSWPTKNLLPEVMGNITETLRALIREYLFVSLFRACAESLASENSSRLAAMQRADKNIEELLNNLSGEYYRVRQSGIDEELFEVVSGFEALSRARSSRR, from the coding sequence ATGACTGAAACCACTCAGAGTCTGCGCACAAAGATTGATAGAGCAAAAGATCTTCAGTCTGTCGTCCGCACAATGAAAGCTCTGGCAGCCTCTAACATAGGGCAATATGAAAAGTCAGTGAGTTCGTTATCTGACTATTATCATACAGTGGAACTGGGTTTGGGCTTATGTTTCAGGAAAATCGCACTCATGACAGCTTCGCAAGAAGGAAAAACGCAAAAGAATACACGTCTTATTGGGGCTGTCGTTTTCGGTTCAGATCAGGGGCTTGTGGGTCAGTTTAATGAAATAATTACCGATTACGCAGTCAAGGAGCTGGAAACTTTGCCAGGTAAAGCTCAGGTTTGGGCTGTAGGAGAGCGTGTTTATTCGCGCCTGGCAGATGAAGGCCTGACACCGATTGGGCTTTTTAATGTGCCAAATTCAGTTAAAGCAATTACTCCGCTTATAGCCCAAATTCTTGTGGAAAACGAGAAACTCCGCAGCCAGGATGAAGATGCCGAACTCCATCTCTATTACAACCGCCACAAAACCAGAGTTACTTACGAGCCAGTTAGCCAGCGATTGCTGCCATTTGATGAAACCTGGAGAGACGACCTGACCAAACTTTCCTGGCCAACCAAAAACTTGCTGCCTGAGGTAATGGGCAATATCACAGAGACCTTACGTGCACTCATCCGCGAGTACCTTTTCGTTTCTCTTTTTAGGGCATGTGCCGAATCTCTAGCAAGTGAAAATTCTAGTCGACTGGCAGCAATGCAGCGCGCCGACAAAAACATTGAGGAGCTGCTTAATAATCTCAGTGGAGAATACTACCGTGTGCGCCAGAGCGGCATTGATGAGGAGTTGTTTGAGGTTGTTTCAGGTTTTGAAGCTCTGTCCAGGGCCCGTAGCTCTCGCCGGTGA
- a CDS encoding F0F1 ATP synthase subunit epsilon, translating into MNSELINSGLMNLMILLPFQVFAEKKGVSRIVAEGREGSFGLLPHRLDCVAALEPGILTYETELEGEVYVAVDEGVLIKTGQDVLVSVRDAIFGTELSQLQEAVEKEFLTLDETEQKIRSVMVKLETGLIRRLAEFQNV; encoded by the coding sequence ATGAATTCAGAACTCATTAATTCAGGACTCATGAATCTTATGATTCTTCTGCCTTTCCAGGTCTTTGCCGAAAAGAAAGGCGTATCACGCATAGTCGCAGAAGGCCGTGAGGGTTCATTTGGGCTCTTGCCACACCGACTTGATTGTGTCGCGGCTCTGGAGCCTGGAATTCTCACTTACGAAACCGAATTAGAGGGTGAGGTTTATGTGGCAGTCGATGAAGGCGTACTCATCAAGACTGGTCAGGATGTACTTGTCTCTGTACGTGATGCCATTTTCGGGACAGAGTTAAGCCAGTTGCAAGAGGCAGTAGAGAAAGAGTTCTTAACTTTAGATGAAACCGAGCAAAAAATTCGTTCAGTAATGGTAAAATTGGAAACCGGGCTTATACGCCGTTTAGCGGAGTTTCAGAATGTCTGA
- a CDS encoding MM0924 family protein, with translation MKQEFIEKYYLGKEVEIDIGGNTTYRGIAAECNDGVLSLKWTIKEEGYTHIDIGKIAAMWRTLGR, from the coding sequence ATGAAGCAAGAGTTCATTGAGAAATACTATCTGGGTAAAGAAGTTGAAATTGACATTGGGGGAAATACCACATACAGAGGAATTGCTGCCGAGTGCAATGACGGAGTCCTCAGCCTTAAATGGACTATAAAAGAAGAAGGCTATACACATATCGATATCGGGAAAATCGCTGCAATGTGGAGAACACTGGGAAGGTAA
- a CDS encoding AtpZ/AtpI family protein produces the protein MSDKPSKKPSEDESPLARQVGTKAERKLRAQRHVNRTIWLGLGMMGLIGWSVAVPTLIGTAIGLWLDKHYPESFSWTLTMLIIGLFIGCLNAWHWLAKERKEMQEEQEDYNE, from the coding sequence ATGTCTGACAAACCATCAAAGAAACCTTCGGAGGACGAGTCGCCTCTGGCCCGACAGGTTGGGACAAAAGCCGAACGCAAACTCAGGGCACAACGTCATGTAAACAGGACTATCTGGCTTGGTTTAGGCATGATGGGACTCATAGGCTGGTCGGTAGCAGTTCCAACTTTAATTGGTACTGCAATTGGTCTCTGGTTAGATAAGCACTATCCAGAAAGCTTTTCCTGGACACTCACGATGCTGATTATTGGCCTTTTTATCGGCTGCTTGAATGCATGGCACTGGTTAGCTAAGGAGCGTAAGGAAATGCAAGAGGAACAGGAGGATTACAATGAATGA
- the atpD gene encoding F0F1 ATP synthase subunit beta, whose amino-acid sequence MVDRSRPLNLGKVISVRGSIVDVLFERHLPPVYTLLRAGRLRAGRESQIAIEVLTQLDAHHVRGIALTPTEGLARGMAVEDTGGPLKAPVGREILSRMFDVFGNTIDRRKPPSDIQWRSIHQAPPPLMRRSTTSEIFETGIKAIDVLVPLERGGKAGLFGGAGVGKTVLLTEMIHNVVKQHQGVSIFCGIGERCREGEELYRDMKDAGVLPHTVMVFGQMNEPPGARFRVGHTALTMAEYFRDDERRDVLLLIDNIFRFIQAGSEVSGLMGQMPSRLGYQPTLGTELSELEERISTTDAGAIMSIQAVYVPADDFTDPSAVHTFSHLSASIVLSRKRASEGLYPAIDPLQSNSKMATPGIIGERHYHLAQKIRQTLAQYSELKDIISMLGLEQLSPEDRNVVARARRLERFLTQPFFTTEQFTGIKGKTVSLSDALDGCDRILHDEFKDYSEGDLYMIGTIDEAIAKKSSREKS is encoded by the coding sequence ATGGTAGATAGAAGTCGGCCCTTGAATCTCGGTAAGGTCATCTCGGTGCGCGGCAGCATTGTAGATGTATTGTTCGAGAGGCATTTGCCACCTGTATATACACTGCTACGTGCAGGAAGGCTACGTGCAGGAAGGGAAAGCCAGATTGCCATAGAAGTTTTGACGCAACTTGACGCGCATCATGTTCGTGGAATTGCTCTGACCCCAACTGAGGGTCTTGCTCGAGGCATGGCAGTGGAAGATACAGGTGGGCCTTTGAAAGCGCCTGTTGGTAGGGAAATCCTTTCTCGAATGTTCGATGTGTTTGGAAATACCATAGACCGCAGGAAACCTCCGTCTGATATCCAGTGGCGCTCAATCCATCAAGCTCCGCCACCACTGATGCGTCGATCCACTACGTCTGAAATCTTCGAGACTGGAATCAAAGCTATAGATGTACTGGTACCGCTTGAGCGTGGAGGTAAAGCAGGTCTATTCGGAGGAGCAGGCGTTGGTAAGACAGTGTTGCTAACCGAGATGATTCATAACGTAGTCAAGCAACACCAGGGAGTGAGCATATTTTGCGGAATAGGCGAGCGTTGTCGAGAAGGGGAAGAACTTTATCGTGATATGAAAGACGCTGGTGTGCTTCCGCATACGGTTATGGTATTCGGCCAGATGAACGAGCCACCAGGCGCCCGTTTTCGTGTAGGGCATACGGCACTGACAATGGCAGAGTACTTCAGAGACGATGAACGCCGAGATGTGCTACTGCTTATAGATAACATTTTCAGGTTTATTCAGGCTGGTTCCGAAGTATCTGGCTTGATGGGGCAGATGCCTTCACGCCTGGGATATCAGCCGACATTGGGAACTGAATTATCCGAGTTAGAAGAGCGCATATCTACTACTGATGCCGGAGCCATAATGTCGATTCAAGCGGTGTATGTGCCTGCTGACGATTTCACTGACCCTTCGGCTGTGCATACATTCTCGCATCTATCGGCATCAATTGTCCTCTCTCGTAAGAGGGCAAGCGAGGGGCTTTATCCGGCTATTGACCCTTTGCAGTCAAACTCCAAAATGGCCACACCTGGCATTATTGGTGAAAGGCATTATCACCTGGCTCAGAAAATCAGGCAGACGCTTGCGCAATACTCAGAACTTAAAGATATTATCTCAATGCTTGGCCTGGAGCAATTATCGCCTGAGGACCGCAATGTTGTAGCCCGCGCTCGCCGCCTGGAACGTTTCCTGACGCAGCCGTTTTTCACCACTGAGCAGTTCACAGGCATTAAAGGCAAAACCGTTAGCCTTTCAGATGCGCTCGACGGCTGCGATCGTATCTTGCATGATGAATTCAAAGACTATTCCGAAGGCGACCTCTACATGATCGGAACAATTGACGAAGCAATAGCCAAAAAATCAAGCCGGGAAAAATCATGA
- a CDS encoding F0F1 ATP synthase subunit C yields the protein MALDTYITTIAVASIATAGITIGIGVIGPAIGEGRAVATALSSLAQQPDASATITRTLFVGLAMIESLAIYCFVVSMILIFANPFWNRALT from the coding sequence ATGGCTTTGGACACCTATATAACTACAATCGCGGTGGCATCAATTGCCACTGCTGGCATCACAATAGGCATTGGGGTTATCGGACCCGCAATTGGTGAAGGGCGAGCTGTTGCGACGGCCCTGAGCTCACTGGCACAGCAACCCGATGCTTCCGCAACAATAACCAGGACTTTGTTTGTGGGACTGGCTATGATTGAGTCTCTGGCAATCTACTGTTTTGTGGTTTCTATGATTCTCATTTTCGCCAATCCATTCTGGAACCGTGCACTTACCTGA
- a CDS encoding ATP synthase subunit I translates to MNEILNLFLSLIAGFLLGAVFFGGLWWTVQKGLSSRKPAFWFLGSLLIRISIVIAGFYFVSDGHWERLLICLFGFFVMRHIIVRLTRLPEEDQNQLTKEASNAT, encoded by the coding sequence ATGAATGAAATACTGAATCTTTTCTTGTCTCTGATAGCTGGTTTTCTGCTCGGAGCAGTGTTCTTTGGCGGTCTCTGGTGGACGGTTCAGAAGGGACTTTCATCCAGAAAGCCTGCGTTCTGGTTCCTCGGCAGCCTGTTGATACGGATTAGCATTGTCATAGCTGGATTCTATTTTGTCTCGGATGGCCATTGGGAGAGATTGCTAATATGCCTGTTTGGGTTTTTTGTTATGCGTCATATAATAGTTAGACTTACCAGACTGCCAGAGGAAGATCAAAATCAATTGACAAAGGAGGCCAGTAATGCGACTTAG
- a CDS encoding DMT family transporter — MPVQKKSLNPYLEVVTGSIIYGTIGVFLDQVQDMSTGSILFSRLFFGLCMIFIYLLLNQGLRQLKPHKKKRYLLLLGLLNAITGICYFSSIRYSGVSVAVLLLYTAPIYVNLFAPSILGEHRNSNSFLPLLLAIAGVLLIARPGEILGHTGPEFQKGLLFGLMSGLSFGANIITIRYLRNDYSGIAQTFWLTGISLLFMLPAVFSTPTAVFVKNLDILLLFGLTITFAAVIYLRGISGIRAQTGSILALVEPVSGIFFDVTVLKNPLYISTFLGCVFILTAAYVISKRDGVSLK, encoded by the coding sequence ATGCCAGTGCAGAAAAAGTCTTTAAATCCATATTTGGAAGTTGTAACTGGCAGCATAATTTACGGTACTATCGGAGTTTTTCTGGATCAAGTTCAGGATATGTCAACCGGATCGATCCTTTTCTCCAGGCTTTTCTTTGGTCTCTGCATGATTTTTATTTATCTGTTGCTCAATCAAGGGCTCAGACAGCTTAAACCCCATAAGAAAAAAAGATACCTTCTCCTCCTGGGCCTTCTGAATGCGATAACAGGAATTTGTTATTTTTCGTCTATCCGGTATAGTGGAGTTTCGGTAGCTGTCCTTCTGCTCTATACGGCTCCGATATATGTTAATCTGTTTGCTCCTTCGATTCTCGGAGAACACAGAAACAGTAACAGCTTTCTCCCTCTTTTGCTTGCAATTGCAGGAGTTTTACTGATCGCACGTCCGGGTGAAATTCTTGGACATACAGGCCCTGAGTTCCAGAAAGGCCTTCTTTTCGGGTTAATGTCAGGGCTGTCATTCGGTGCGAATATAATAACGATTCGGTATCTGAGGAATGATTACTCAGGAATAGCGCAAACCTTCTGGCTGACTGGAATAAGCCTTCTTTTTATGCTGCCGGCCGTGTTTTCTACCCCAACTGCTGTTTTCGTTAAAAACCTTGATATCCTGCTTCTCTTCGGCTTAACTATTACATTTGCTGCCGTAATCTATCTGAGAGGGATCTCAGGAATAAGGGCTCAGACAGGAAGTATTCTTGCCCTGGTCGAGCCTGTTTCCGGAATTTTCTTTGACGTTACTGTCCTGAAAAATCCACTATATATCTCGACTTTCCTTGGTTGCGTTTTTATTCTTACAGCGGCTTATGTTATAAGTAAAAGGGATGGAGTAAGCCTGAAATAG
- a CDS encoding ATPase domain-containing protein, with amino-acid sequence MERVSTGIEDLDRKLSGGYPANKVTLITGIAGSGKTIFGIHFVYKNCLEGRKCMIIATEESPEDILYQASMLGRDLTSYYENGQLIIQNIFESRSEIIRQTRYGFKPESLELEIPSLIELIHEGTECLVIDNIGTFALRISIKKLRDQFDALNYMVRKKGCTALLIMDDSAHKMTYQLAEYSVYGSIHLLVRENSYLGKMERYLSIPKMRSTPISPEMSIFEITSEGIKIRESGG; translated from the coding sequence ATGGAAAGGGTTTCAACAGGCATAGAGGATCTGGACAGGAAGCTGAGTGGGGGTTATCCTGCAAATAAAGTAACCCTTATAACCGGTATAGCAGGAAGCGGGAAAACAATCTTCGGAATCCATTTCGTATATAAAAACTGTCTTGAAGGCAGGAAATGTATGATTATCGCAACTGAGGAAAGTCCTGAAGATATTCTTTATCAGGCAAGCATGTTAGGGCGCGACCTCACATCGTACTATGAGAACGGACAGCTTATTATACAAAATATTTTTGAAAGCCGTTCGGAAATAATAAGACAGACCAGATACGGGTTTAAGCCTGAAAGCCTGGAACTCGAAATCCCGAGTCTTATAGAATTAATACATGAAGGAACGGAATGCCTCGTTATTGATAACATAGGTACCTTTGCTCTCAGGATTTCCATAAAAAAGCTCAGAGACCAGTTTGATGCGCTAAACTACATGGTAAGGAAAAAAGGCTGTACAGCTCTTTTAATAATGGATGATTCCGCACACAAGATGACTTACCAGCTTGCTGAATACTCGGTCTATGGGTCTATTCACCTGTTAGTAAGGGAAAACTCGTATCTTGGAAAAATGGAGCGCTACCTGAGCATACCCAAGATGCGTAGTACCCCTATTTCCCCTGAAATGTCTATTTTTGAAATCACATCTGAAGGTATCAAAATTCGTGAGTCTGGGGGATGA
- a CDS encoding F0F1 ATP synthase subunit A, with the protein MRLSPDELIFWQYDFIKLNATIVYTWGLMLVMVIGSKTITSKLSTGLERSRWQNILEIIVTGILEQIEDVGLDQPRKYLGFLGTLFLLIAVANLCIIIPGYEPPTGSLSTTAALALCVFVAVPLFGIEEQGVSNYLKTYTEPTIIMLPFNIISEISRTLALAIRLFGNIMSGSMIVAILLTITPFIFPDLMIVLGLLVGMVQAYIFSVLATVYIAAATRTSKSRSETGQ; encoded by the coding sequence ATGCGACTTAGTCCTGATGAGCTGATTTTCTGGCAGTACGACTTTATCAAACTCAATGCCACAATTGTATACACCTGGGGGTTGATGCTGGTAATGGTAATTGGTTCAAAAACTATTACAAGCAAACTCTCTACTGGTCTGGAACGTTCCCGCTGGCAAAATATTCTGGAAATCATTGTCACAGGCATCCTGGAACAAATTGAGGATGTTGGCCTGGATCAGCCAAGGAAATATCTAGGCTTTTTAGGCACGCTCTTTCTGTTAATCGCTGTAGCCAATCTCTGCATCATAATTCCAGGCTATGAACCGCCAACAGGATCCCTTTCAACTACGGCTGCTCTTGCATTATGCGTGTTTGTAGCTGTTCCACTTTTCGGCATCGAAGAACAAGGAGTTAGTAACTACCTTAAGACGTACACAGAGCCGACAATTATCATGCTGCCATTTAATATTATAAGTGAAATCTCCCGCACGTTAGCTCTTGCAATCCGTCTGTTCGGCAACATCATGAGCGGCTCGATGATCGTTGCCATTCTGCTGACAATTACACCATTCATCTTTCCGGATCTCATGATTGTTCTTGGTCTGCTCGTTGGTATGGTGCAAGCCTACATCTTCAGCGTTCTGGCCACAGTTTACATAGCAGCTGCTACGCGAACCAGTAAATCCAGAAGTGAAACTGGACAATAA
- a CDS encoding methanogen output domain 1-containing protein, with product MQNENSKPKVLIVDDVLENIELIEAYLSVEPYNLITASSGKEAIQKLKEEKLDMILLDVMMPEVGGYEVCRIVKNNPETQFIPVLMLTALSEIEDRITGIEAGADDFLTKPINRLELKTRVKSLLRIKCIHDRLVADRNSLEIKNQVQSILTAIIPTLLRFVSNEEKKVIINQMTGMVEKMLLDTYHLENRELDFAYAGNVCAEIMNQLGGSFYSEKGEKESSWIVRGTKCPWKGEEARKNPILCTLTRKIFSEITLKVDSDFSVEALKTIGNRNDCCEFLIKTE from the coding sequence TTGCAGAATGAAAATAGCAAACCTAAAGTCCTAATCGTCGATGATGTGCTTGAGAACATAGAGCTTATAGAAGCTTACCTTTCAGTAGAACCCTATAACCTTATTACTGCCAGCAGTGGAAAGGAAGCTATCCAGAAATTAAAGGAAGAAAAGCTTGACATGATCTTACTTGATGTCATGATGCCTGAAGTAGGCGGCTATGAGGTATGCAGAATTGTCAAAAACAACCCTGAAACTCAATTCATCCCGGTTTTGATGCTCACTGCTCTTTCTGAAATTGAAGACCGAATAACAGGGATTGAAGCCGGTGCTGATGATTTCCTTACGAAACCAATAAACAGGCTTGAGCTGAAGACCCGAGTAAAATCCTTACTCAGGATAAAATGCATTCATGACCGGCTGGTAGCTGACCGCAACAGTCTTGAGATAAAAAACCAGGTGCAGAGTATCCTTACTGCAATTATTCCCACTTTGTTAAGGTTTGTTTCCAATGAGGAGAAGAAGGTCATAATTAACCAGATGACAGGCATGGTCGAAAAAATGCTGCTCGATACATATCACCTTGAAAACAGAGAACTGGACTTCGCTTATGCAGGAAATGTCTGTGCCGAGATAATGAATCAGCTGGGTGGAAGCTTTTACTCTGAAAAGGGTGAAAAAGAAAGTTCGTGGATAGTTAGGGGAACAAAGTGCCCCTGGAAAGGAGAAGAAGCCCGTAAAAATCCTATTTTATGCACCTTGACCCGAAAAATTTTTTCGGAAATAACTTTGAAAGTGGACTCTGACTTCAGTGTAGAGGCGCTGAAGACTATAGGGAACAGGAACGATTGTTGTGAATTCCTTATAAAGACAGAATGA
- the tnpA gene encoding IS200/IS605-like element ISMba18 family transposase, producing the protein MELRHANHCVYKIRYHMVFCMKYRKKLLLDAEIISFLKTICFGIGERYCFEFDAIGTDGDHVHLFVGAEPKYSPSRVMQIIKSITARQIFKQYPEIKKQLWGSELWSDGGYIGIVGDGTTSDVIKSYIENQGNQEEKEAYKQMKIIDFQ; encoded by the coding sequence ATGGAACTCAGACATGCAAACCATTGTGTCTATAAAATAAGATACCACATGGTTTTTTGTATGAAATATCGGAAAAAGCTTCTTTTAGATGCTGAAATCATTAGTTTTTTGAAAACCATATGCTTTGGAATTGGTGAAAGGTACTGTTTTGAGTTTGATGCAATTGGTACTGATGGTGATCATGTCCATCTTTTTGTTGGTGCCGAACCAAAATATTCTCCTTCAAGAGTAATGCAAATAATAAAAAGCATTACAGCAAGACAAATTTTTAAGCAATACCCTGAGATCAAAAAACAGCTTTGGGGTAGTGAACTGTGGAGTGATGGAGGATACATCGGAATCGTAGGAGATGGAACAACTTCCGATGTAATAAAAAGCTATATTGAAAATCAGGGAAATCAGGAAGAAAAAGAAGCATACAAACAAATGAAAATAATCGATTTTCAATAA
- a CDS encoding alternate F1F0 ATPase, F1 subunit alpha: METKGLKDVFDKVFTEIHQARESVTPTLTPKEVGRILTVSTGIANVSGLPTVGFDELIKFPGDLFGIAFNVDEKEIGTVLLGEYSHLHAGDQVERTQRVMDVAVGEELLGRVIDPLGRPLDNKGPIVSSKRLPIERPSPAIMDRAPVTVPLQTGVKVIDALIPIGRGQRELILGDRQTGKTAIAIDTILNQRNFNVLCVYCAIGQRASAVARAVANLRERGAMDYTIVVVTEGNDPSGLIYIAPYAATSIAEYFMEAGRDVLIVYDDLTNHARAYRELSLLLRRPPGREAYPGDIFYIHSRLLERSTHLLKELGGGSLTALPIIETEAQNISAYIPTNLISITDGQIYLSPSLFELGVLPAVDVGKSVSRVGGKAQLAAYRAVAGDIKLAYSQFEELEAFTRFGARLDENTRKLIEHGRRIRALLKQPQNSPVPVPDQIVILVALNAKLFDNVPLDKMGEAESSLRKAVPDIPADVRDRFKGDKELSDKDRETILDIARKSLKPYQPNPESESKPEAKTEERSESETQNEERSESETQNEEITESETQTEEKTESETQNKGKSEPEAEEKS; encoded by the coding sequence ATGGAAACTAAAGGTCTTAAAGACGTTTTCGATAAAGTTTTCACCGAAATACACCAGGCCAGGGAATCAGTGACCCCGACGCTTACTCCGAAGGAGGTGGGCAGAATCTTGACAGTTTCTACAGGTATCGCAAATGTATCTGGCCTTCCTACTGTAGGTTTTGATGAACTTATCAAGTTTCCAGGGGATTTGTTTGGAATCGCGTTTAATGTTGATGAAAAAGAAATCGGTACCGTTCTACTGGGCGAATACTCACATCTGCATGCTGGAGATCAGGTTGAACGCACTCAACGGGTTATGGATGTTGCCGTAGGCGAAGAATTGCTTGGACGAGTTATTGACCCTCTAGGTCGTCCACTTGATAATAAAGGACCAATAGTTTCCAGTAAACGTTTGCCTATCGAACGGCCCAGTCCAGCAATTATGGATCGAGCTCCTGTTACCGTGCCTCTCCAGACCGGTGTCAAAGTTATTGATGCGTTAATCCCAATCGGACGTGGCCAGAGAGAATTGATTTTAGGGGACCGCCAGACTGGCAAAACTGCAATTGCTATCGATACTATTCTTAACCAGCGCAATTTTAATGTCCTGTGTGTTTATTGTGCCATTGGCCAGCGTGCATCCGCAGTTGCCAGAGCAGTGGCAAACTTAAGGGAAAGGGGCGCAATGGATTACACGATTGTTGTTGTAACTGAAGGCAATGACCCATCAGGGCTAATCTATATTGCTCCTTACGCTGCGACCAGCATTGCAGAGTATTTTATGGAAGCAGGCCGAGACGTGCTGATTGTTTACGATGACCTGACCAATCATGCACGAGCCTATCGAGAACTTTCCCTTTTACTTCGTCGTCCTCCGGGACGGGAAGCGTATCCGGGTGACATTTTTTATATTCACTCGCGACTGCTGGAGAGGTCTACGCACCTGCTCAAAGAACTTGGTGGTGGATCACTAACTGCTCTTCCTATTATCGAAACTGAAGCGCAGAATATTTCCGCCTATATTCCAACTAATCTGATTTCAATTACGGATGGGCAGATTTACCTTTCACCTTCGCTTTTTGAGCTGGGTGTGCTGCCTGCAGTTGATGTTGGCAAATCCGTTTCTCGAGTAGGCGGTAAAGCACAGCTTGCTGCCTATAGAGCAGTGGCGGGAGACATCAAGCTTGCCTATTCACAATTTGAAGAACTCGAAGCGTTTACCAGATTCGGCGCAAGGTTAGATGAAAATACAAGAAAACTCATTGAGCATGGGAGGCGGATTCGTGCCCTCCTGAAGCAGCCTCAAAATTCTCCTGTACCTGTACCCGATCAGATTGTTATCCTTGTTGCATTGAACGCAAAACTCTTCGACAATGTACCACTTGACAAAATGGGAGAGGCTGAAAGCTCTCTACGCAAGGCAGTGCCAGATATTCCTGCAGATGTGCGCGATCGGTTCAAAGGCGATAAAGAATTGAGCGACAAGGATCGTGAAACTATCCTTGATATCGCCCGCAAATCACTGAAACCTTACCAGCCAAACCCTGAATCCGAATCCAAGCCGGAAGCTAAAACTGAGGAAAGATCTGAATCAGAAACCCAAAATGAGGAAAGATCTGAATCAGAAACCCAAAATGAGGAAATAACTGAATCGGAAACCCAAACTGAGGAAAAAACTGAGTCAGAAACCCAAAATAAGGGTAAATCCGAGCCGGAGGCTGAGGAGAAATCATGA